Within Candidatus Polarisedimenticolia bacterium, the genomic segment GGCCGAGGGACAGGTAGGGGAGCGGATCCTGGGGAGCGATCGTCTTGGCCCGGCCGATCGCGGCGATGGCCTGATGGTAGAGTCCTTCCCGGCTGAAGGCGATCCCGAGGCGGCTGTATCCCAGCGAGAAGTCGGGCTTGATCTCGATCGCCTTGCGGAAAAGATCGATGGCGTCGTCCAGCCGGCCCCGCCGGAGATAGAGCTCCCCGAGACTGGCGTAGGCGTCGGGAAAGGCGACGTTCAACTCCAGGGCCTTCGAATACTCGTCCATCGCCCGGTCGTCGTCGCCCTCCGCTTCCAGGACCCTCCCCAGTCCTTCATGCGCCGGCGCATAGTTGTCCTGAAGCGTCAGCGCCCGGAGGTATTCGGCGCGGGATTCGGACAGGTCCCCCAGCTTGAGATAAGCGTCGCCGAGGGCGATGTGGGCCTGGATGTGGCCGGGCTCGAGCTCCAGCGCCGTCTTGAGCGGCTCCAGAGCGGCCGAGTACTGCCGGTCCGCCGACAGCGAGATTCCGAGATAGTAGTAGGCGAGGAAGGAGTTCAGCGACAGGTTCGTGACCTGCCGGAGGAGGTCGATCGCCTTCTTGAAGTCGCCGTCCTTGTAAAGGCGCATGGCTTCCGACTGCAGCTTGAAGGCGGTGTTGCGAGCGGCCAGCGCGGTGACGGCGGAGGCGGTTCGCGTCCCCGCGAAGGCGAGCCACGCCGTCAGCAGCAACGTCAGGCATCGCCGGCCGGAGGACCGTCTGAGCAGTTTTCGCATGGGGGGAGGCGCCCTCGGAGACATTATCCGGGATCGGTGGGCGTTTTCAAAACATCCGGGAATGGCGCGCCGGGCTTTGCCGGCCGGCGGGAGGCGTCGCGGGCGCGAGTGGAGGCGAAAGCGCCGGCAACGATCCTGCCCGGCGGGCGGAGCTCAGCGTCCGGAGCGGGCCTCGCCGTCCAGGAGCGCCCTCATCTCGCGGACCGCCCGCTCGATCCCCACGAGCGTGGCTCGGGCGATGATGGAGTGGCCGATGTTCAGCTCTTCGATCTCGGCGATGGCGGCAATGGGGCGGACATTGTGATACGTCAGTCCGTGACCGGCCACCACCCGCAGGCCCAGCTTGCGCCCCGCGCGGGCCGCGTTCACGACCTTGTTCAGCTCCAAGGAGCCGAGATCCTCGGTCTTGGCGTCGGCATAGCGGCCGGTGTTGATCTCGATGATCCCGGCGTCGATCTTGGTGACCGCCTTGATTTGATCGAAGTCGGTGTCCACGAAGACGCTCACGAGGAGGCCGCTTTCCCTCAGGGCGCTGACCATCCGCTTGAGGTGGCTCTGATTGAGGACGACGTCCAGCCCTCCTTCGGTGGTGACTTCCTCCCGGCGCTCCGGGACGAGCGTGACGCAGGCCGGCTTGATGGCGGCGGCGAGCTTGACCATCTCCTCGGTCGCGGCCATTTCAACGTTCAGCCGGGTGCGGACCGTGCGCCGGAGGATCTCGAGATCCCGCTCCTTGATGTGCCGGCGGTCGCCTCGCAGGTGGACGGTGATCTGATCGGCCCCCGCCAGCTCGGCCAGGGCGGCTGCCACCACCGGATCGGGCTCGCCCGCCCGGCGGGCTTCCCGAAGCGTGGCGACGTGATCGACGTTGACTCCGAGTCTCATGCGACGCTCCCCGCGCGTGCCGCGCTCAGCTCCCTTTTCTCCCCAGGCGCTCCGCCACGATATCCTGCAGCTCGCCGGCGCACTTTCGGATCCGTGCCTCGTCCTCCCCTTCGACCATCACCCGCAGGATCGGCTCGGTGCCCGAGTAGCGCAGCAGGACACGTCCCGTGCCGCTGAGCTCCGTCTCGATCCGTCCCAAGGCTGCCTGCAGATCCGGAAGACTCTCCAGCGGAGGCTTCGAAGCGACCGGCACGTTCATGACGATTTGCGGGCAACGCACGACACCGCGGGCCCACGCGGCCAGGTCGGTCCGGCGCTTGTGGAGCAGGTCCAGGAGCTTGAGCGCCGTGAGGACCCCGTCGCCGGTCGTGGCTTCCCGAAGAAAGATGATGTGTCCCGACTGCTCGCCGCCGAGGAAGCATCCGCCGCGCTGCATCTCTTCCAGGACGTATTTGTCGCCCACGGGTGCGCGGTGCATCTTCACGCCAATCGACTCGAGCGCCCTCTCGAGCCAGAGGTTGCTCATCACCGTCGCGACCACTCCCCGGTCTTCGAGCTCTCCGCGCTCCTGCAT encodes:
- a CDS encoding tetratricopeptide repeat protein, encoding MRKLLRRSSGRRCLTLLLTAWLAFAGTRTASAVTALAARNTAFKLQSEAMRLYKDGDFKKAIDLLRQVTNLSLNSFLAYYYLGISLSADRQYSAALEPLKTALELEPGHIQAHIALGDAYLKLGDLSESRAEYLRALTLQDNYAPAHEGLGRVLEAEGDDDRAMDEYSKALELNVAFPDAYASLGELYLRRGRLDDAIDLFRKAIEIKPDFSLGYSRLGIAFSREGLYHQAIAAIGRAKTIAPQDPLPYLSLGRIFLDLGNLQRAESEIEAALVRDPAGYEGPLLKARLLLAEQDLAGAVEVVEKALASEIREAFGRQELEKARDRYKAMSGRLSELTAALGKNPDDPRLYLDLATVLSEAGAQDRAAELAERASQLAPDDATRLRLGYYLLLGRRYSSALPLFQDLASRGSAPAQIDLGLTQSALGRDEEAVATYRKYLEAHPKDPFAHLYLGNSLMRLARPGQAEASYRAYLDLVAGDEKTGKVRRLVRLLQEAEAK
- a CDS encoding pyridoxine 5'-phosphate synthase is translated as MRLGVNVDHVATLREARRAGEPDPVVAAALAELAGADQITVHLRGDRRHIKERDLEILRRTVRTRLNVEMAATEEMVKLAAAIKPACVTLVPERREEVTTEGGLDVVLNQSHLKRMVSALRESGLLVSVFVDTDFDQIKAVTKIDAGIIEINTGRYADAKTEDLGSLELNKVVNAARAGRKLGLRVVAGHGLTYHNVRPIAAIAEIEELNIGHSIIARATLVGIERAVREMRALLDGEARSGR